A portion of the Adhaeribacter radiodurans genome contains these proteins:
- a CDS encoding flavin monoamine oxidase family protein produces MKQVNRRDFLKSTMVAGLSSSILTPDILSSQSKPENVTTPQVFPTKPAGKKVIVAGAGIAGLCCGYELMKRGHEVTVLEGSPRHGGHVLTVRDGLSDGLYADFGAENITQPGYELFWNYAKQFNLTVLPYPKRENVLRRIKGQFYSEEMLRDPTVLKKFGFNAREIKYLSENDWPELDLLYTKPYLTKFTDEYQPFGVGYDNLDTTPIANIFRKEGASKAALEFLGGQETSAQFELWRQAILQMRGLPLYPKKVFRLQNGNQSLPNAFAKQLGERVKLNSPITAIRHDPKGVMVKYLEFGKEKEITADFLANCIPLPAFSKITMTPALPPEKQYVLDHIAYDSYARFVFQASSKFWLKDNLSINMELNHPEIGGIWQVAEEIDTHRVALMGMGPGGTTPQRAVAAFREVYPGKQDTIEQALVKDWPSEKYAFTCERLNFAMGSLKKLWPHVMRPHGRIHFAGAYADNLNWGMEAATRSANRVAQEIDQIG; encoded by the coding sequence ATGAAACAGGTTAACCGAAGAGATTTTCTTAAATCCACTATGGTGGCAGGCCTTAGTTCTTCTATATTAACTCCGGATATATTATCCAGCCAGAGTAAACCGGAAAACGTAACCACACCGCAAGTGTTTCCTACTAAGCCGGCTGGAAAAAAAGTAATTGTGGCCGGTGCCGGAATTGCCGGACTTTGCTGTGGGTACGAATTAATGAAACGGGGACACGAGGTAACGGTACTGGAAGGTTCACCGCGTCATGGGGGGCACGTACTTACCGTGCGGGATGGCTTATCGGATGGGTTGTACGCCGATTTTGGCGCCGAAAATATTACCCAGCCCGGTTACGAGTTGTTCTGGAATTACGCTAAACAATTTAACCTAACGGTACTTCCTTATCCTAAGCGGGAAAATGTTTTAAGACGCATTAAAGGCCAGTTTTATTCGGAAGAAATGCTGCGGGATCCTACGGTTTTGAAAAAGTTTGGGTTTAATGCCCGGGAAATTAAATATTTAAGCGAGAATGATTGGCCAGAATTAGATCTACTATACACCAAACCTTACCTAACAAAGTTTACGGATGAATACCAACCTTTTGGCGTAGGTTACGATAATTTAGACACTACTCCCATTGCCAATATTTTCCGCAAAGAAGGTGCTTCTAAAGCAGCCCTGGAGTTTTTAGGGGGACAAGAAACTTCGGCCCAGTTTGAATTATGGCGCCAGGCAATCTTACAAATGCGAGGTTTACCCCTTTATCCCAAGAAAGTATTCCGGCTGCAAAACGGAAACCAAAGTTTACCGAATGCCTTTGCCAAACAATTGGGAGAACGGGTAAAATTAAATTCTCCCATTACCGCTATCCGGCACGATCCAAAAGGAGTTATGGTTAAGTACCTGGAGTTTGGGAAAGAAAAAGAAATAACCGCCGATTTCCTGGCGAATTGTATTCCCCTGCCTGCATTTAGTAAAATAACCATGACTCCTGCCTTACCTCCCGAAAAACAATATGTGTTAGACCATATTGCTTATGATTCCTACGCCCGGTTTGTGTTTCAGGCCAGTTCTAAATTCTGGCTCAAAGATAATCTAAGCATTAACATGGAACTGAACCATCCGGAAATTGGCGGCATCTGGCAAGTAGCCGAGGAAATAGATACGCATCGGGTAGCCTTAATGGGCATGGGTCCTGGCGGCACAACACCCCAACGCGCCGTAGCTGCTTTCCGGGAAGTATACCCCGGCAAACAAGATACCATTGAGCAAGCCTTGGTAAAAGACTGGCCCAGCGAAAAATATGCTTTTACCTGCGAACGGCTTAATTTTGCCATGGGATCTTTGAAAAAATTATGGCCCCATGTAATGCGCCCGCACGGACGCATCCATTTTGCCGGCGCCTACGCTGACAACTTAAACTGGGGCATGGAAGCCGCCACACGCTCCGCCAACCGGGTAGCCCAAGAAATAGATCAGATAGGATAA